The proteins below are encoded in one region of Pan paniscus chromosome 4, NHGRI_mPanPan1-v2.0_pri, whole genome shotgun sequence:
- the LRRC14B gene encoding leucine-rich repeat-containing protein 14B, whose protein sequence is MDTMRSLRFISAEALVSHPQVARQSLDSVAHNLYPLLFKASYLLEQAEVTRAVLGRWPLEEFRLGALLGPSADHPQDLRDRTCRACLEALVRGLADHVLQDRSRRRLRVADLTGIRDVQVQRCPCGRALGRWGRTQLLARTCCELQAEPLAAGRPVEVLADLFVTEGNFEAVVQALRPACPTPLRVHCPSFRADSLSPSQLLHVLRLAGPGALRKLEVVHNVRLHAGHVQQLLAQVGFPRLASLTLPTKAFDAPPTYASTPDGEDPLLASISRELSKMAQLTELSVAFSTLTGKIPTLLGPLQTPLRVLDLANCALNHTDMAFLADCAHAAHLEVLDLSGHNLVSLYPSTFFRLLSQASRTLRILTLEECGIVDSHVGMLILGLSPCHRLRQLKFLGNPLSARALRRLFTALCELPELRCIEFPVPKDCYPEGAAYPQDELAMSKFDQQKYDEIAEELRAVLLRADREDIQVSTPLFGSFDPDIQETSNELGAFLLQAFKTALENFSRALKQIE, encoded by the exons ATGGACACAATGAGGTCACTCCGCTTCATTTCTGCAGAAGCTCTGGTGTCCCACCCCCAGGTGGCCCGGCAGAGCCTGGACAGTGTGGCCCACAACCTCTACCCACTCCTGTTCAAAGCCAGCTACCTGCTGGAGCAGGCGGAGGTGACGCGCGCGGTGCTGGGGCGCTGGCCCCTGGAGGAGTTCCGGCTGGGAGCGCTGCTGGGTCCTAGTGCCGACCACCCCCAGGACCTGCGCGACAGAACCTGCAGGGCCTGCCTGGAGGCGCTGGTGCGCGGCCTCGCGGACCACGTGCTGCAGGACCGGAGCCGCCGGCGGCTGCGGGTGGCTGACCTCACGGGCATCCGAGATGTGCAGGTGCAGCGGTGCCCATGCGGGAGGGCGCTGGGCAGGTGGGGCCGCACCCAGCTGCTGGCCAGGACCTGCTGTGAGCTGCAGGCAGAGCCCCTCGCAGCCGGGCGCCCCGTCGAGGTCCTCGCCGACCTCTTCGTCACTGAGGGCAACTTCGAGGCGGTGGTGCAGGCTCTGAGGCCAGCGTGCCCGACCCCTCTGCGGGTGCACTGCCCCTCGTTCCGGGCGGACAGCCTGAGCCCCAGCCAGCTCCTGCACGTGCTGCGTCTGGCTGGCCCGGGTGCCCTGCGCAAGCTGGAGGTGGTGCACAACGTGCGGCTGCATGCGGGCCACGTGCAGCAGCTTCTGGCCCAGGTGGGCTTCCCCCGGCTGGCCTCGCTCACCCTGCCCACCAAGGCCTTTGATGCACCCCCCACCTACGCCTCCACTCCCGACGGCGAGGACCCCCTCCTCGCCTCCATCTCCCGGGAGCTCAGCAAGATGGCGCAGCTCACTGAGCTCAGTGTGGCCTTCTCCACGCTGACCGGGAAGATCCCGACGCTGCTTGG CCCCCTACAGACCCCGCTGCGAGTGCTGGACCTGGCCAACTGTGCCCTGAACCACACGGACATGGCCTTCTTGGCAGACTGTGCCCACGCTGCCCACCTGGAGGTGCTGGACCTCAGTGGACACAACCTGGTCAGCCTATACCCCTCGACCTTCTTCAGGCTGCTCAGCCAGGCTTCCCGGACGCTGAGGATCCTGACACTGGAGGAGTGTGGCATCGTAGACAGCCACGTTGGCATGCTGatcctgggcctgagcccctgcCACCGGCTGCGCCAGCTCAAGTTCCTCGGGAACCCGCTGTCGGCCCGCGCCCTCCGGCGCCTCTTCACCGCACTCTGTGAGCTCCCCGAGCTGCGCTGCATTGAGTTCCCGGTGCCCAAGGACTGCTACCCCGAGGGTGCCGCCTACCCCCAGGACGAGCTGGCCATGTCCAAGTTCGACCAGCAGAAATACGACGAGATCGCCGAGGAGCTGCGTGCCGTGCTGCTGCGGGCCGACCGAGAGGACATCCAGGTCTCCACACCTCTCTTTGGAAGTTTCGACCCAGACATTCAAGAAACAAGCAATGAGCTTGGCGCTTTCTTGCTGCAagctttcaaaactgctctagaaAACTTCTCCAGAGCACTCAAACAAATAGAGTAG